One Falco peregrinus isolate bFalPer1 chromosome 10, bFalPer1.pri, whole genome shotgun sequence genomic window, TCAGCCAGCTGCAGTTAAGCTTCTAGCCAGGAAGCATAAACATAGCAGGCTGACATGGCCACAACCACATCATCCTATTGCAGGATAGAGCACAACCTCCCATTTGattgaaattatttcacagcCTTTTCTTCCTAGGATTCCCAGCTACATCATCAGGCAGCACTTGACACAAGCAGCTCAAGTGAAGTGTTCACAGCCATGAGCTCAGCTCCAGGCAACACATTCCACTTCCCCAAACACCAACCAGCCTAGACATACAAAGATTCTAGGAACACCCAAGGAACAACTTTCCAAAGCAAACAGTGCTGCTGCTAGGCACAGTCCTGCATCCTTTCCACTCTGACAGCCCTAGCTCACAGCAAGATGCCCAGCCCTGCCGATTTGGCAAGCTGTGCCATACCCTTACAGGCCGGAAGGGCTGCTGCACATGGAGCTAAGACTGCAGGCAGGGACTGCCTGTGCTTTTTTCTACCTGGAAGCTTCTAAACCAAACTAAAAATGTCTGCCAAAGTCATAGCAGTCAGAGTCCACAAGATACGGACCTGCACTCAAATCAAACTAATTCTGTCTGGATAAGATTCCAAGCAGAAACGATACAAAGACAGAGATAGAATCTTCTGTTGGCCTGACATAGCTGTTCTATGCAGAATCTACATTCTGTACTTCAAGCTACTCTATACATTTATCTGCtattcctttgtttttcttatgcTGTTTGATCCACTGGTCTTTcacaaacatgcacacacacctaCCTGAGCTCCAAGCTTTAGCTCAACTCTACCACCCACAGGACACTGAGCATCAATTAGCTTCACTAGCTCTGGGTCACTGTCCAAAGCCTCAAAAGCGTGCACTTCTCCTATTAAGGACACAAAGATGTGAAAAATCACAACCATTGAACATATTCcacacagtgctgcaggaggcttAGCGCTTATTTCTAACAGCAATTCTTTTAATATCCATTCTGCATTGCTGGTAGGACATTTTCACACAAAGCTTGTCACATCTAAAAGCAGAAAGCTCGTTATGGCCTCTCTTCCAAACCTAACTCCAAGAGCATAAGAAGGCTCAGGAATCAAAGGCCAGCAGGAAATAAGAACTGAGCAGTCACCATTTTGAGCATATGACCAGTTTCGCTTGCTGCCAAAACCAGATCTCCGAAGAGGATTAAGGAAGAATCCTAGGGCCAGACAGGGaggcaaaaatgaaataacCCTTAATCCAAGCTGTGGCTCGATAAAGCACAGCCTTTCTTAGTCGCtgtacaaagaaaaagcaggggtatgaaaataataaatcatcTGTCCTACCTCACAGCAAGCAATTAGCTCACTGTCTATTACACACCAAAAAGTAACAGTGTggatttttaagcaaaaaaagctgtgaagTTTTTCCCCATGCAGCTCAATTTCAACATGCACAGCTTGgactggtgctgctgggcatAACAGAACACCAGTTCCTCCTGACACCACAGTATCGACATTGCATCCACTCAGAGCTCAGCCCCAAAGCCAGCAGTGTCCTCCAAGTTGTTCACCTGACAGCTGTTGCAAGCATCTCTCATTAGTTATTTCTACGTCATCTTTATGGGTGCATAGCCGCGTAGCCAGGATCCCATCACGCTCAGACCTGTTAGCAGCAGTCTGCATCAGCTGTCTGGTAACCTCCTCTGTGCACCTGGTAACCAGGAAAAGGGAATTATTATTTAAAGTGATCAGGAACAAGTCTTGAGCAGCAGTAACCTCCACACAGCTGGATCAGCCTGTGTGAGCCCCACGCCTCTagagaggacagaaaaaggTAACTACGCAAAGCTGACAAGCAGTACaagtgccccagccctgccctggccactTCCAGCTCAGGATTCACTGAATTCCTTTGCAGAAATTGCAAAGAGCCACCCTAGAAATGGTCCTGCCTTACTAGTGCAGCATATACAAAAACTGCTTACATTAACTAAAGCATTTATAGCTACTGCCCCCAGCCACGCGTTCCCAATAGAGCACAGAGAAGTAACACACCACTCTTTCCTCCATCAGTAGGGAGCAAGGATTGCAAAGAAAGACAAGTTTCTCCTCACCTGCCTAAACGGATTGCACTCAGGAGCGACACAAAGGTCTTGTCGGTCTGTCTCCGCACTTCAGTCAGCTCCATGTTTATGTGGATGCATTTCCTCCAGCTTTTTGCCtggtaaataattttcttgttaaAGAGGAAGACTTGAAGCATGACAATAAGTTTAGGGACAGCTTTGTACCTGGAAGCAGAATTTGGTTTCTTCATTAGCCTTGCAGACTGGGGGTAGCTGCAAGAAGTCTCCACAGATGATTAGTTGAATTCCTCCAAAAGGCTCATCCCGTTTTCTGACCACCCTGAAAGGTAAGAAAGAGAGACATTTGAGTGGCATCCATGACCCGGACATAGTCAGGTCTCAGAAGTTACTTCTTAGTCCATCAGTATATTCAAACATATACTACCTGCAGTAAAATATGATTATCCTCAGCTGTGTCAGAAGAGCTCAAATAATAAAGCAATGCTCTACAGACATTAAATATGCTTTGCTTACCCACCCCAGGAGTCATTACCAGCCTTGGTTCTTTGGTAGCTGTTAACTacagctgcttctctctgcaagAGAAAACCGCTGGGCACAGCATAGACAGCTGTATTGTGGACTCAGCTCTACAGACAACACTTGgctccacagaaggaaacagcaaCCACAACAGCCACAGCTAGAGAGCAGGGACATGATCAAAACCTATCTCAAGAGAAATATCTGCCCAAACGCTGGCTGTGATTTCACACTTCCTTCTGGTCCTATGCCAGCAGTTGCCTTGTATTCCTTCACATAACCAGGGAAAGGAAGCAGCCTGAAAATTTAGGGAAATTCATTTGTTAATTGTGCAACCTGAAGGTTGCTCACCTCGCCACTGCCTCCAGCTTGTCAAAGAACTTGCCATCCACCATGGAGATCTCATCGATAATTAAGTGCTGGCAGGCTAGCCAGTGCTGCCGTACCCCAGGCCTTTCTGCCAGCTGAACACACTGTTCCAGTGGTGCCTTCCCAGAGCCGATCCctggcaggggagaaaaaagcaaagcttcagGAAGCTCCTGATTCTTTGGGAGGAGAGCaagagcccccagccccttgctgtCAGGCAGACCATTACCTGCGAAGGCATGGAGAGTGGTGCCACCAATGTGGCAAGCCGCCACTCCTGTGCTGGCCGTAGTGTAGGTGACACTCGGAGGGAGGGAACCCACGATCTTCTTCAACAGGAACGATTTCCCGGTCCCttgaaggagggagaagaagcAGGTCAGCAGCGATTCCCGAGGACTTTACCGGGTGACAGCCGCCCGGCCCGCTCACCTGCACAGCCAGTGAAGAAGATGCTCTTCCCACTCCGCACGGCGCCCAGCACCGCCTCCTGCTCCGCCGAGAGCCTCACCGGGGGCCGCCTCTCCGCGCGGGGCACCTGCGGGACAGGCGGCGGCTCGCCGTGAGAGCAGGCCCGGTAACGAGGGCCGGTAAGCGGGGCtaccccccagccccgggaCTCACCGccgccgggcgctgcccccgcgCTTCGGGGCCGCGCAGCAGGGCCCGCTCCTGCGGCGGGCTGATGACGGCGAAGGCCGGCGACTGCCGCTCCAGCAGGCGGGGGGTGCGCGGCGGGCCCCGCGGCCCAGCGAGAACCTTGAGCCGGAGGAGTCGGAGGAAGCGGCGCAGCGCGTCTGGGGGACAGTCGGAAAGCAGGACCTGGGCATGGCCCGGCCCCACCCGCACCGCCGCCCGGCCCTCGCCCGCGAACCGCGTAAAGAGCCTCACAGCGTCACCGGCCAGCACGAAGCTCAACACCGCCGCCGCCTTGCCGCTGCCGCCGACCACCCGCAGCACCGGCTGCCGCAGCTCGTTGcggcccagcagcaccagcgcGCCCCGCATGACGCGGCGCCGCGGGGCCTGTCCCCCCAGCAGCGGCTGCTCCACGGCCACCGTGCAGCGCAGCTCCGCGTCCTCCATCCCTCCGTACCGGCCGTTCAAACCCGCCGCGTGCCGCCACCGCCAATCAGCACCAGGGGCTTTAAACCGGCGGCCAATAAGGAGGCGCGAAGGTAAACGGCCGAGGGGAGGGGCCGAAGCACCAGCTGAGCCAATCAGTAGCCCCGCGGAGGACCACGTGAGCCGTCGCCAGCCGACGGGACGCCGCGTATCTGGGCGGGGCCATGGCCGcccgcggcgggcagcgggagcCGCCGGACCCGGTGCGGCAGAACCAGCTCCTGTGCGAGCGGGTGCGGAAGGAGCGGCAGTGCCAGAGGCTGCGCACCCAGTACAGCGTGAACCCGCTCCACCGTGGTAAGGCGGTCCCACGGTCACGGAGAGCCGGCGCGAAGCCCCGCGCcaccgggctgggggcaggctCCGGGGGCTAGGCTCCGGGGCCGGCCGGTGTGAGGCTGCGGTGGGTCCCGCGGCACTCGGCTGACCGTCAGGGACAAGCACCCGCACTCGAGAGAGGGGTAGATCTAGAAGGAGCTACCGGTGGGCTTTTCGTTTGCCCAGGGATCCAGCCTGCACGCCCACAGAGCAAACGGCGGCAGGGCCAGCTCACCCACTCGGGTGGTGCCTTGGTAAAGGTGCAGAAGCGAGGCAGCTATTCAGGAACTAGAACTCCCAGGTCCTGAGCAAACAAACCCCTCAGAGCTAAGAAGGGTTCTTGGCAGCACAACGCTACACTGTGTTCCTTCAGCCCACCAATTCATGGTCATAGCGTATCATCATCTGTGCTGGCACAGATGGGTGGTGTGAATTGATTCACTCAGGTCTAGCTTTTACAataaaccaaaaacaaaccaaaggaaaataatttcctggaATTTGGCACTCTACAAGCCACCACTTGGGTGGGGTAGATCTTTGCTGTGGTGAACGCAGGCAGCACCCAGCGAAGGGCCTTTAGCATGTCTAACTCCCTTCCCTTTCTGGGAAGTTGCTGTTAGTCTGCACTCAGCTCATTTTGTTCTGTTCACGTGCAGTTCTTCCTTTacaacaggggtcctcaaactacggcccatgggccagatacggccccccagggtcctcaattcggcccccagtatttacagaaacacacacacacacaccccgccaggggttgcggggggggggaaccaagcagctgcagatgacttgGTGCCACTTAATCTGcgtgccagccccctgtttaaaaagtttgaggacccctggtttacAACTTAAGTGAAGCAACTGGGCCCAGACTGGGGAATAATTAGAAAGAACATTCACCAAAATAGATATCCTACACTTGGCTATGATGCTAAATTCACATTAAAGTAATTCACCTGCATCGTTTCTTTCCAGTTCACACTATCACCAAGAAGCCTATGTCTTGGCATGATAATATAGAAGAGCCAGCAGATGGTAAGAAATCTCTGAACAGCTTATGATAAGCTTAAGATAAGAAAATGACTAAtaagtaagattttaaaaatcaaattactcTAAAAGATGACATAGGTGGAAACAGTCCTCTGACAATATAAGAAAGTTAAACTCATTCATGATTTTTTGATAAACataaggcgggggggggggttgaCCTTTAGGCCCTTTCCCATTACTTTTCATTATCAGTACAAGCTTGCATTCATGCagttatgcttttatttttgtttttagttATCATACTATAAAATTCTGCTTGAGAACATAAACCTCTTTCGGgggaaaccaaaaaaacaaaataaaatctagaaatatgttttatatgTACACGTTGCCTGCCATTGCTGAGTCTACCTAACCACCCTATATGGTAAATTGCTGAAATGGCTGCTGAGTCTTGCTTTAGAGCACTAATATCAGGAACCCTTACAGCAACTGCTCCCTTATTTCTAACATGCCAGTTTTGTCTAGAAACCATAATGGCTGGTTAGGGTTGGCCTACTCTAGTCaaggatggggggtggggtggagaaaACCAGAACAGGGTAAGGCAGCAGGTCTCCTGCAACTGAGAAAGATGAGAGCTAACATGGAGCACTGGTTGATACTAGATGTGATGTAAGATGCTGCAATACAGTAGACAGGGATGACAGAAGTAACAGGACAGGACAGCCAGGCAAATCTTGAGACTTCCTCAGGATGAAAATTTGAGTACAAATGTCAACCTGCGTTCTCTTGTAAGATCGTTAACAGAAGCACAGAGGTTGCCTCCAGCCTTGGCTTTCTCACTATTGCTTGGACAGTGTGAAGACGTCCCATTCTAACACATATCCACAGGTGACTGGGTTTTAAACGTACTTTCTTTTACTTGTATTTGTGTCTCTTAAACCAACAGCTGCGTTTCTCAGTCTTATTCACCATGCAGCGCTGGAGCCAACAAAGAAATATTCAGAGCCACAAACTGAAAGCCAAGAAATTGGTTGGAACACACAACCTTTGGTGAGTAGGGTGCTTAAGGACCCAGCTCTTTGCATGGTTTAGACAGATTCAACCCATCACACTGAAAGATGTTCATGCAAGAAATAATTTGTGGCAAACATGGAAAACAGGAATGACTAGGGATTAGGAGAGCTGTTCATGGACAACAAGATTTTATAATTTACACCTAAAATGACTTCACATAACATAGGGTTGTGAACACAGAAACAGTAGACTTCTGAGAAACTTTTATGCAAAATACCTGCCATGACAGTTGACTCCAAGCCTACTGCCAAATGCTGCACACATAATCACGGCTGCTTATTAAAGCATTCAAGCCATGAGAAATGGCATAGTGAGCAATGTGAAGTGACATACTAAGcactgtgaaaagaaatgtaatgctGTACAGTATCTTTCAAACAAACTGCAAGCAGAACCATAAAATCAATAATCAGTTAAGTATACCCGAGGCAGAATACACCAGTGAGGATTCATTTGAGGAAATGTGAATaaataagaggaaaagaaatcttaTTAAGAAGCTGAGACATCAATCGTATCTGACAAAGCAATAGCTGTGACAATGACTTTGTAGATTAGTGTTTTGAGAAAGGCAAATGAGGACCTCATTAATTTTGGTgtgttacaaagaaaaatgaggcaaGAAAATAAGATGGTCTTCTGCAACTTTTCACATTACACTTCAGGTAAACTAGTTACTCAGGACAAGGCTAGAGACAGACATCCCAGCAGGGCTTTACACTGTTAGATACTGCTGTAGGATTAGACTATTTGTGTGTAGCAAAGTGAGTTACTTTTAGAGAGTCAGGACTCGTGATGCTGTTTCGTACgttaaagttgtttttttccaccaagTTCTACCATAACAAAGCAGTGAACAGTGTATTCTCAGATAAGTGGTACCCTATTCATTTGTGACTCGGGCATTTCTCAGCAGCAAGAACACCACACATCGCTCTTCTCAGAAGGGACTACTAATAGTAATTCTAGTAAAAGCACATGACTattcatcatttttctttcccagattCACGTGGACCGTACTGATTGCAGGCTCTACTTCCCACGCCGAAGAACTGACATCACTAAATAAATGGCTGCTACAGGGCACAGCGAGGAGCAGTCAGAACTGCAGTAGTAGTGGCAAAACCACACAACTTAGATAGAAGCAGTTAATGGTATCTCCTGTTAGGCCCTGCTTGTTATTAGGTAGACTTCTGGCAAGAGAAGATAttgagaaaagggaagagagaacCTCAATCTGTCCAGATTTTCAGCCTGACAATAGTTACAGAAATAAACCTGTTTATAAGATTGCTGCATTTGTctcactgctgtttcaaaacacaTCTATATAAATAGTCTAAAAATCACTTTAACATCTTGACAGGCTCCAGACTTCTTATTCAGACATTGGCAATGTAACCCAGAACTCAAGTTCACCAAGTACCTGTCAACAGTAGCTGTGGAAAAAGCTGTCAGAATGAAGGGAACACAGAGTAGGCTCCAGCCACCGTTCATAAAACAGCTAAACATGAATTAGACATAATTCTGTGCAAACCATTTAATGTGTTCACACATCAAAGGTTTAAGTAGAAAACAATCCTTCAAGAAAACTGTAAGAAGAAATTAGTGATAAGGCACTAGTTTCCACTTGCCACTTGGAAGCATCCAGCCAGCTCCACAGTGAGCTGCTTGATGACAGCAGAAACACATATCgcaacacacagaaacacaggaacCCCACTGGGGAGCACAGTGCTCTTAGCGCGCTCGGCTCTTCATCTTCTGTCTTGCTCTCTTTCCAGGTCTCTTCtgcaaaaaaagacagattatgatctttattttcatgtcCTCAATCTCTGTTCTAGCTCTACAGCTTGAGCAGGATACCCAGGAGAGGATATTTGTCAGGATCTCTGGACAGGGAGGTTTTGGGACACAGGTAGCAACAAATATTACTTGCTAACTTCCCCACTCATTTCCCTGCTGAGATACTGAACCACTGTCTTCAATTCCGTCCTCAACTGAATAAATGTTCAGCTCCCATCTCTTCCAGATGCTGGAAGCACACATCATATACTCAGCTCTCCCTCACAGACCAGGGCTGGCTTCCTAGCCAACCAGGATTGTTTGCATGCAATTTTACTTACAttgagggctttttttcctccttttcctgcttttcctgggcCTTTGTTGTGAGCCACTTTTGACCGGAAGCTAGATACATCATTAAAACTCTCCTTTGTGTTCCACTTTGAGCCCTTCTTCttcccaccaaaaccaaacttcTGATTCTTGTATCGTCTTTTGGCATTTGGTctgaaaaacaaccaaacagcATCATTGCCTATACTCCTTTTCTCACTAAGCTCTCAAGAAGGCATATGTATTTGCTGATGGACTCCCATCAGCCATCATAaacctttctcttcttcttgAAGAGGCAGAAATTAGCACATTTCAGTCTCCACTCCCTTTTGGCCATGGTTTTTCTCATCTCTAGGGACAGAAAGTTACCTTGGACTTATTTTACATTAATCGGAACAGGTTGCTTGATCTACGAAATTATTCCCTAAAAGACTGAATCAGAGATTCTGCATTGAAATATCTTTTCTAGTCTCACCCCTTCTTCATCCGTTGACTTGCGCTGCCTTTTTTATTCCCCTGAGATGATGTCTGCTCTTCATCTAGAAAATCCAGCTTGTCAGAGAGACCTGCAAGAACAAAGACATCATAGTTACCaccacagaaaatacaaattttcagTCTAAGCAAGAAATAGCAAGAAGTCACCCTCACTGAAGAACAGCTACTTGGGAGGATTTTCACTaccactgcacagcagcagcctttcaAGCTCAGTGCCCAGCATTACAGATTGACACCACACATCACGCTGCCTTACATTGCTCACACATGACTATTCCCATTACACATTTGCTCCCTTAGACAAGTTAACTTTACCTTTCTGGTATTTCTTGACTGcattcaacatattttttttctccttttgtctcCTCTGCAGAATCTCAGTTTGCACCTGAGATTAGAAGCAGAATGTTAGTGTTGTTCCTTGcactgttctctttttttatttattttttttaaggtatccCATCTTTTGCTGTCTTCCTTAAAACCAGCTGGATTGAAGACTAGAGAGATTCCATGTATTTTAGCTATGTAGTTCCTCCTCACCTTCTTGCCATATTTTCTCATTGCACGgagctgttttgctttctcagaCCTTTCCATTGCTTCCTGTTTACTCTTAAGCTTCTGTCGAATCTTATTAGGGGATAGAAAAAACAATGTATCAgtaacacaaaagaaaagatgagaatgTTATGATTGCTGTGCAGTCCTGTAATCAGTAATTATATGTGAACTATCAATGCGTCTAAAAAAACCAATCAATCAGATAATGCCTTATAAGGCATAACGTTTTTTCAGCTCAAGGCTTTAACAGTATTACAGAAACGCCTCAACTGATCTGTAGCCAAAATCTGGTTGTAAAGACAAAACTCACACAGGGACAAGACAAAGCCTTATAATGAGCTCTGATGGAACCACTAAACCCAGAGTATCTTGTCAGTCTAATCAGGTGTGTGTAGAAGACTTGATAGTTTCTTTCTTGTCACCATTAAAACTAAGGCACTGAAGAAGAGTCAACAAACCTTCCGTGCCATAGAACACatctttttcattccttccttgCTCACAAACATTTCTATAAGGATGCCACATTACAAGGGATTACAAAGATTTCAACATAGATCTTCTGGATGCAGTCTGTGACTCCAATAGGAGATAAAACCTGTTCTTCAAACAGTTCCCAGCAAAAGAAGGTAACAGTAATGTGCGGAATTAACTTAAGCCTCAGCACAAGCTAATTATTAATTTTCACCTTCTCTAGGAAGATTCTATCAGCCAACAAAAGTGACCAAATCATACATGAACCTCCAAATTAGACTCCAGCTCATGTTTGTTTAACTTACACAatatagtcttttttttccaaaactagAACAAAAAATAGGGTTCCGTTTTGAACAAACACCACAATCAAGACGCAAGTCCATTAAATTCTTGTGTCCTACACAAATCTGACTTACTACCGGCAACAGATTAATTCAGTAACACACAGTTTAAAATCACAGAGAACCAAAACACACTGACTATAAACAAAGGGTGAAACTTAAACAGGGAAAAAGGATCATGTTAATGCTACAGCTGACTGCAAGTCTTACGACAAAGAGCATGAACACAGCCAACCTTACAACCACTGTTACACATATGGAGAAGTCATctccatttttaatattaaataaattcagGACAGAATATAAATTGGCCTTTTCTACTTTATGTTCCAACCTGAAATCCCCACATTGCAATGAAATACCTACACAGGAAGAAATTTCCTGTCACTaacaaaatttcaaaacacaaacattGTCACAGGCATTTGTCAGAGAGATGAAGGTATATATTTGCACATCACACCTTCAAGTTAATCCCTAACACAGGCTAAAACCAACACATAACACAGGGAAGAAAGCCATTATTCACTGCACATACCTTCTGCATCTGTTGGTCTGATTTGGCCATCTCTGCAAAGTAATCATCCGGCCTTCTAGTAGGAATTTGGAGCTTATGCAGCCGAGGTAGGGCTTCCAGGACCGCTGCCTGAGCCTGCCGGTAACTAGGGAGACAGCGCAGCACCAGCTCTGTCACTGGGTACCGGGCATCTCACAGTGCTGACAGAAACTCTGCTCACATAAGAGTAGCTGATACTGGAATCTACACTGATCTAGAATTATATCAACATTCTATGCCCTACAGCATTCagtgctattaaaaataatttagggCCAGTACAATATTAACCCTTTTATCTTGCACACATACATTTATCTAGTTTCCAGTTAATTTTATATGTTGGATTataaaaggcaaagcaaaacatgagAACTGTAATAACGCCAAAACAAatccacaaagaaaaatacatatccTGTGTTAAATCCATAGCGCCACAACCaaggaacttttaaaataaacttttcagcAAAGGATGGAAGTCTGCTGCGAGGAAGGAAATTACTTCCAGTCACAAGACAAGTTAAATATACCGAAATTAATTTGTAGCTACTCTGGAAAACATTCAGAGCCatcaaatataaaatacatggcCCCAAAGTGCCACAGTGACAGCCAGCGCGGCAGTCTGCAGCACACCTGTGGAACACAACTGACATGCAGCAGCATGCCGACACCCTACAAGAAGTCCTCCTTTTTGACACTTACAAGCTCATCTCTCTCTGGAAATCATTCTCAGGGTCAACAGCTTCTTTGTTAGAAGCACTCTGTGAGGTGGGGTCCACAACCTGGCCCAAAGTGACGTCCAGCCTCTCCAcccactccagctgctgcctgaatTCGGACAGGCACTGCTTCAGGCCGTTCTGTGAAGgaagcacagctctgcacagcaccgcacagacaccaccacccccaccacgCACAATGCTGCAATCGCTGCATGAACCTCTGCTCTAGTGTGTAAAGAAACTAGCTTTTAGCGTAGGTCGGCTGTGTCCTTGGGGCCAGCTATTGTTTAGGCTTTGTAACTCTTGTATGTAGCTACTAATCGCCCAAGGAAGCATTATTTTAGTCAAGGAATAAGTTAAGAGGGagtctgcagcagaaaaaccaGGCCAAGCTGGTTCTGTGGTTCGTGAAGGTGTCAGGCTGGGGATATGTGCAGGAACTTAGGGGGAGTCGTGAGACAAACAACAGGATGAAGAGGAGCGAAGAGGCAGTACCGACCACCAGACCGACCACCAGACCGTCAAGACGACCACCTAAGGGGCGTAACTGCGCAGGCGTAAAAGGACATAATAGTAATGAAGGTCCCGAGAAGACTCATACATATGCAGAGAAATCCTGGAAATGTCATGAATATGAATAGCTGTGTGATACAGAATGGGACCCGCGAAACTGCTCGGCACCCACGTTAGGTGGGGCGACGCCCCGTGCACCCGGTGCCGCCACAAGTAACGCCTGCTGCTTAATGCTACACCGGCCTGAAGGAGTTTTATTCCCGATTTTCGGTGACGCCAAGGCCGGCGGGGCTAAACACCCAGGCTGCGCCCCCAAGGCCGCTGGGTGACGCCCCAAACCACGGCAGCAGCGCGGGGACACCGGAGGCCCGACCCGGCCCTGCCCCGatggccccggccccgccgctaCGGGACGCGGGTCCCGGCCCGGGgctcccgcccggccccgggaaggcgccgccccgccccgctcacCACGTCGTTGCGCCGCTTGGGCCTCTCCTCCAGCACCACGTTGAGCCCCGGCTTCAGCGCGCCCCGCGAGAAGgcctcctgcagctgtggggagggcACGGTCAGCCCAGCCGCCGGCGGGGGCACCGGGAGAGTCCACCCCGCGGCTACCGGGAGCaggccgcgccgcccggccccgccaccgccgcctCACCTCCGAGTCTGAGAGCGAGGAGTCGTCCGAGTCCGAGTCGGAGCCGGAGCCAGAGCCGGAGAGGGAGCCGCGCCGcgccatgctgctgctgctgccgcttcCGGCCGCCTgcgcgcgccgccgccgccgcttccGGGGGCGCCGGGGACGCGGTTGCcacggcagcggcggcggcagcagcaacatggcggcggcggtggcggcgcaGCCCGTGGCCGTTTTCGGCTGCCGACCGGGGGTCGCCGGCGGCGTCTGCTTCTTGGAGGAGCAGGTCGTGCTGCacgcggcgggggcgggctgCCTCCGCGTCCACCTCGAGCAGAAATGGCACAAGTTCATCCCAGGTGGCCCCGGTCCCGACCCCGACCCCggtcccggccc contains:
- the PIF1 gene encoding ATP-dependent DNA helicase PIF1, with translation MEDAELRCTVAVEQPLLGGQAPRRRVMRGALVLLGRNELRQPVLRVVGGSGKAAAVLSFVLAGDAVRLFTRFAGEGRAAVRVGPGHAQVLLSDCPPDALRRFLRLLRLKVLAGPRGPPRTPRLLERQSPAFAVISPPQERALLRGPEARGQRPAAVPRAERRPPVRLSAEQEAVLGAVRSGKSIFFTGCAGTGKSFLLKKIVGSLPPSVTYTTASTGVAACHIGGTTLHAFAGIGSGKAPLEQCVQLAERPGVRQHWLACQHLIIDEISMVDGKFFDKLEAVARVVRKRDEPFGGIQLIICGDFLQLPPVCKANEETKFCFQAKSWRKCIHINMELTEVRRQTDKTFVSLLSAIRLGRCTEEVTRQLMQTAANRSERDGILATRLCTHKDDVEITNERCLQQLSGEVHAFEALDSDPELVKLIDAQCPVGGRVELKLGAQVMLAKNLNVSQGLVNGARGVVVGFESEQKGLPKVRFLCGVTQVIKMEKWVFKGPSGVHLSRQQLPLKLAWAISIHKSQGMSLDCVEISLSRVFESGQAYVALSRARSLAGLRVLDFDPKVVRADPSVLQFYRQLRRHELVTQDSLHTLSGDDEKENWKYS
- the CFAP144 gene encoding cilia- and flagella-associated protein 144; translation: MAARGGQREPPDPVRQNQLLCERVRKERQCQRLRTQYSVNPLHRVHTITKKPMSWHDNIEEPADAAFLSLIHHAALEPTKKYSEPQTESQEIGWNTQPLIHVDRTDCRLYFPRRRTDITK